The Argentina anserina chromosome 3, drPotAnse1.1, whole genome shotgun sequence genome includes a region encoding these proteins:
- the LOC126786174 gene encoding probable glutathione S-transferase isoform X1, which produces MADEVVLLGFWPSTYALRLRIALAEKGIKYEYKEEDVYNIKSQLLLESNPVHKKIPVLIHNGKPVNESLIALQYIDETWNDKAPLLPSDPYLRSQARFWADFVDNKVAVFGRKIWMTKGDEQEEAKKGLLDCLELLEGELGEKPYFGGEALGFVDVALVPFYNWFSMYEKFGNFSIEAERPQFVAWGKRCMLKESVSKSLPDQQKLYDFFPQYKRIIGIE; this is translated from the exons ATGGCGGATGAGGTTGTGTTGTTGGGTTTCTGGCCGAGTACGTACGCGCTTAGGTTGAGGATTGCTCTAGCTGAGAAAGGCATCAAGTACGAGTACAAGGAGGAAGACGTCTACAACATCAAGAGCCAACTGTTGCTGGAGTCGAACCCCGTTCACAAGAAGATCCCGGTTCTCATTCACAATGGCAAACCCGTCAATGAATCCCTCATTGCTCTCCAGTACATTGACGAAACCTGGAATGACAAGGCTCCACTGTTGCCCTCTGATCCTTACCTCAGATCTCAAGCCAGGTTCTGGGCTGACTTTGTTGATAACAAG GTTGCTGTGTTTGGGAGGAAGATATGGATGACCAAAGGAGATGAACAGGAGGAAGCAAAAAAGGGCCTCCTTGATTGCCTTGAATTACTAGAAGGAGAGCTTGGGGAGAAGCCATACTTTGGAGGTGAGGCCCTTGGTTTCGTGGACGTGGCACTCGTTCCCTTCTATAACTGGTTTTCCATGTACGAGAAGTTTGGCAACTTCAGTATCGAGGCAGAGCGGCCACAGTTCGTTGCTTGGGGGAAGAGGTGTATGCTGAAGGAGAGTGTCTCTAAGTCTCTTCCTGACCAGCAAAAACTCTATGACTTTTTTCCGCAATACAAAAGAATCATTGGAATAGAATAG
- the LOC126788257 gene encoding MDIS1-interacting receptor like kinase 2-like isoform X1: protein MRDSTSYCFCSLVCLTMCLELLQLFAFASASTNFTSEAEALLIWRDSLQNQTHNNPISSWTYNPSNATNSSSLCNGAWSGISCNKAGSVTNISLPAFGLQGTLHEFLFSSFPNLEYLDLSVNQLFDAIPPRISSLTKLVYLDLSSNQFSGRIPLEIGLLRNLSFLSLHENNLFDTIPKEIGNLKSLVELSLSYNQLSGSIPTSLGDLANITHLYLQHNNLSGNIPPTFGNFKKIVVLYLFANQLSGPLPPEMGYLKSLEDLNCVKNNLSGSIPTSFTNLTNLRWLYLGTNNLSGPIPTKIGNLKSMKGIEFSQNQLNGSIPISFGDLANLTNLYLRDNQLSGSIPQEMENLKKLFILHLDNNQFSGYLPQYIGQGGSLTNFSVGNNHLIGPIPKSLKTSTKLFRVRLEGNQLSSNLSEAFGIYPNLRFLDLSNNNLYGEISSNWGQCPQLATLLIAGNNLTGSIPPEIGNATQLHQLDLSSNGLVGMIPNEIGRLTSLVKLNLDGNQLSGSVPSEFGSLTNLEYLDLSRNTLNESIPSILGDLPKLHYLNLSNNKFGHAIPVHLGKLPQLSQLDLSRNSIEGKIPSQLSGMQSLEMLNLSHNNLSGSIPTSFRDMSGLSYIDISFNELEGPLPNSKAFQEALLEALQGNKGLCGNVGDLEPCNEDSSKKGNGRKLVHVISFSLLATLFLVSSCFIIVFVVFRKKKHQDDGRKNKRHEEISFSALDLDGKAMYEEIIHATEDFDSRYCIGKGGQGSVYKVNLASANIVAVKKLHQLCNDDEKLKKEFLNEVRALTEIRHRNIVRLYGFCSHSRHSFLVYEYLERGSLATVLSNDDEAKELGWSKRVNIVKGVARALCYMHNGCLEAIVHRDISSKNILLNADFEACVSDFGTAKFLNPNSANWTALAGTYGYIAPELAYTMEVNEKCDVYSFGVVTLEIIMGRHPGELLVPLLSGSSSSSSSSSSVPVHQMSAVDVFDKRISPPTDEVAVELLSLVKIAFSCLNTSPQSRPNMEQVYQRLETQRLHLSKPLQMISCGELLT, encoded by the exons ATGAGAGATTCAACTTCCTACTGTTTTTGCTCTCTAGTTTGCCTTACTATGTGCCTTGAGCTGCTTCAGTTGTTTGCATTTGCTTCTGCTTCTACTAATTTCACTTCTGAAGCAGAGGCGCTTCTCATATGGAGAGATAGCCTTCAAAACCAAACACATAATAATCCCATCTCATCCTGGACCTATAATCCCAGTAATGCTACCAACTCTTCAAGCCTTTGCAACGGTGCTTGGAGTGGTATTTCGTGCAACAAAGCTGGAAGCGTGACCAACATAAGCCTTCCTGCTTTTGGTTTACAAGGTACGCTGCATGAATTTTTGTTCTCCTCCTTCCCTAATCTCGAATATCTGGACCTCAGTGTCAATCAACTCTTCGATGCAATCCCACCTCGGATCAGTTCCCTCACCAAACTTGTGTATCTTGATCTATCCAGTAACCAATTCTCCGGGAGAATCCCACTAGAAATCGGTCTTTTAAGAAATCTATCCTTTCTTAGTCTCCACGAAAATAATCTTTTTGATACTATCCCTAAAGAAATAGGAAACCTGAAATCTCTTGTGGAGCTATCACTGAGCTATAATCAACTCTCTGGTTCAATTCCAACATCACTAGGTGATTTGGCAAACATCACTCATCTTTATCTCCAACATAATAACCTTTCTGGCAACATTCCTCCAACTTTTGGGAACTTCAAAAAGATCGTTGTGTTATACTTGTTTGCCAATCAACTCTCTGGCCCACTCCCTCCAGAAATGGGATATTTGAAGTCTTTAGAAGATTTAAACTGTGTCAAAAATAATCTAAGTGGTTCTATCCCAACATCATTTACTAACTTAACAAACCTTAGATGGCTTTATCTCGGTACAAACAATCTATCTGGACCTATTCCTACAAAGATTGGGAACTTGAAATCTATGAAGGGTATAGAATTTAGTCAGAATCAACTAAATGGTTCAATTCCCATTTCATTTGGTGACCTGGCAAACCTTACAAATCTCTACCTTCGTGATAACCAGCTTTCTGGCTCCATCCCCCAAGAGATGGAGAATCTTAAGAAGCTGTTCATACTGCAtttggataataaccaattttCTGGCTATTTGCCCCAATATATTGGCCAAGGTGGATCACTTACAAACTTTTCAGTTGGCAACAACCATTTGATAGGTCCAATTCCCAAAAGCTTGAAGACTAGCACAAAGTTATTCAGAGTCCGACTTGAGGGAAACCAATTGTCAAGCAATCTATCAGAAGCCTTTGGAATCTATCCAAATCTTCGATTTCTAGACCTGAGCAACAATAACCTGTATGGTGAAATCTCAAGCAACTGGGGACAGTGCCCACAATTGGCAACCTTACTAATTGCGGGAAACAACTTAACTGGCAGTATACCACCGGAGATTGGAAATGCAACCCAACTTCACCAGCTCGATCTCTCTTCTAACGGTCTAGTTGGGATGATTCCAAACGAAATTGGAAGATTGACTTCTTTGGTGAAGCTGAATTTAGATGGCAATCAACTATCAGGTAGTGTACCATCAGAATTTGGATCACTGACTAATCTTGAATATCTTGATCTATCCAGAAACACATTGAACGAGTCAATTCCAAGCATTCTGGGTGATTTGCCCAAACTACACTACTTGAATTTGAGCAACAATAAGTTTGGACATGCAATTCCTGTTCACTTGGGGAAGTTGCCTCAACTTTCCCAACTAGATTTGAGTCGCAACTCAATCGAGGGGAAGATACCATCACAACTCAGCGGCATGCAGAGTTTGGAGATGTTGAATTTGTCACACAATAACCTTTCGGGTTCCATTCCAACAAGTTTTAGAGATATGAGCGGCTTGTCATATATTGACATATCTTTCAATGAGTTGGAAGGTCCCCTTCCCAACAGCAAAGCATTTCAAGAAGCTCTCCTGGAAGCATTACAAGGAAACAAGGGATTGTGCGGCAACGTTGGAGATTTGGAACCCTGCAATGAAGATAGTTCAAAAAAGGGTAATGGCCGGAAACTGGTACATGtgatctctttctctcttctggCAACACTGTTCCTTGTATCTTCCTGCTTCATAATTGTCTTTGTAGTATTTAGAAAAAAGAAGCATCAGGATGAcggaagaaaaaacaaaaggcaTGAAGAGATTTCCTTTTCAGCACTCGACCTTGATGGCAAGGCGATGTATGAGGAAATCATACATGCAACAGAGGATTTTGATTCCAGATATTGCATTGGGAAGGGAGGACAAGGAAGTGTCTACAAGGTGAATTTGGCATCTGCCAATATAGTAGCCGTGAAGAAACTCCATCAGTTATGCAATGACGATGAAAAACTTAAGAAGGAATTCTTAAATGAAGTACGTGCACTAACAGAGATTCGACACCGAAACATTGTGCGGCTTTATGGTTTCTGTTCACACAGCCGACACTCATTCTTGGTTTATGAGTATCTAGAAAGGGGTAGCTTGGCGACAGTGTTGAGCAATGACGATGAAGCTAAAGAATTGGGGTGGAGTAAAAGGGTGAATATTGTTAAGGGTGTAGCTCGTGCCTTGTGTTACATGCACAACGGTTGTTTGGAAGCAATTGTTCATCGGGACATATCAAGCAAGAACATCTTGCTGAATGCCGACTTCGAAGCCTGTGTTTCAGATTTCGGCACTGCTAAGTTCTTAAACCCAAACTCAGCTAATTGGACTGCCCTTGCAGGCACATATGGATATATAGCACCAG AGCTTGCTTATACAATGGAAGTGAACGAGAAATGCGATGTTTATAGCTTCGGTGTAGTAACATTGGAAATAATTATGGGAAGGCATCCAGGAGAGCTTCTCGTACCTTTGTTATCAGggtcatcatcttcatcatcatcatcatcatcagtaCCTGTCCATCAAATGTCTGCTGTGGATGTTTTTGACAAACGCATTTCCCCTCCCACAGATGAAGTTGCAGTGGAATTGCTCTCTCTTGTGAAGATAGCATTTTCATGTTTGAATACTAGTCCTCAGTCTCGACCAAATATGGAACAAGTTTATCAACGATTGGAAACTCAGAGGCTGCATTTATCAAAGCCATTACAGATGATAAGTTGTGGTGAATTGCTGACTTAA
- the LOC126788257 gene encoding probable leucine-rich repeat receptor-like protein kinase At1g35710 isoform X2: MRDSTSYCFCSLVCLTMCLELLQLFAFASASTNFTSEAEALLIWRDSLQNQTHNNPISSWTYNPSNATNSSSLCNGAWSGISCNKAGSVTNISLPAFGLQGPIPKSLKTSTKLFRVRLEGNQLSSNLSEAFGIYPNLRFLDLSNNNLYGEISSNWGQCPQLATLLIAGNNLTGSIPPEIGNATQLHQLDLSSNGLVGMIPNEIGRLTSLVKLNLDGNQLSGSVPSEFGSLTNLEYLDLSRNTLNESIPSILGDLPKLHYLNLSNNKFGHAIPVHLGKLPQLSQLDLSRNSIEGKIPSQLSGMQSLEMLNLSHNNLSGSIPTSFRDMSGLSYIDISFNELEGPLPNSKAFQEALLEALQGNKGLCGNVGDLEPCNEDSSKKGNGRKLVHVISFSLLATLFLVSSCFIIVFVVFRKKKHQDDGRKNKRHEEISFSALDLDGKAMYEEIIHATEDFDSRYCIGKGGQGSVYKVNLASANIVAVKKLHQLCNDDEKLKKEFLNEVRALTEIRHRNIVRLYGFCSHSRHSFLVYEYLERGSLATVLSNDDEAKELGWSKRVNIVKGVARALCYMHNGCLEAIVHRDISSKNILLNADFEACVSDFGTAKFLNPNSANWTALAGTYGYIAPELAYTMEVNEKCDVYSFGVVTLEIIMGRHPGELLVPLLSGSSSSSSSSSSVPVHQMSAVDVFDKRISPPTDEVAVELLSLVKIAFSCLNTSPQSRPNMEQVYQRLETQRLHLSKPLQMISCGELLT; the protein is encoded by the exons ATGAGAGATTCAACTTCCTACTGTTTTTGCTCTCTAGTTTGCCTTACTATGTGCCTTGAGCTGCTTCAGTTGTTTGCATTTGCTTCTGCTTCTACTAATTTCACTTCTGAAGCAGAGGCGCTTCTCATATGGAGAGATAGCCTTCAAAACCAAACACATAATAATCCCATCTCATCCTGGACCTATAATCCCAGTAATGCTACCAACTCTTCAAGCCTTTGCAACGGTGCTTGGAGTGGTATTTCGTGCAACAAAGCTGGAAGCGTGACCAACATAAGCCTTCCTGCTTTTGGTTTACAAG GTCCAATTCCCAAAAGCTTGAAGACTAGCACAAAGTTATTCAGAGTCCGACTTGAGGGAAACCAATTGTCAAGCAATCTATCAGAAGCCTTTGGAATCTATCCAAATCTTCGATTTCTAGACCTGAGCAACAATAACCTGTATGGTGAAATCTCAAGCAACTGGGGACAGTGCCCACAATTGGCAACCTTACTAATTGCGGGAAACAACTTAACTGGCAGTATACCACCGGAGATTGGAAATGCAACCCAACTTCACCAGCTCGATCTCTCTTCTAACGGTCTAGTTGGGATGATTCCAAACGAAATTGGAAGATTGACTTCTTTGGTGAAGCTGAATTTAGATGGCAATCAACTATCAGGTAGTGTACCATCAGAATTTGGATCACTGACTAATCTTGAATATCTTGATCTATCCAGAAACACATTGAACGAGTCAATTCCAAGCATTCTGGGTGATTTGCCCAAACTACACTACTTGAATTTGAGCAACAATAAGTTTGGACATGCAATTCCTGTTCACTTGGGGAAGTTGCCTCAACTTTCCCAACTAGATTTGAGTCGCAACTCAATCGAGGGGAAGATACCATCACAACTCAGCGGCATGCAGAGTTTGGAGATGTTGAATTTGTCACACAATAACCTTTCGGGTTCCATTCCAACAAGTTTTAGAGATATGAGCGGCTTGTCATATATTGACATATCTTTCAATGAGTTGGAAGGTCCCCTTCCCAACAGCAAAGCATTTCAAGAAGCTCTCCTGGAAGCATTACAAGGAAACAAGGGATTGTGCGGCAACGTTGGAGATTTGGAACCCTGCAATGAAGATAGTTCAAAAAAGGGTAATGGCCGGAAACTGGTACATGtgatctctttctctcttctggCAACACTGTTCCTTGTATCTTCCTGCTTCATAATTGTCTTTGTAGTATTTAGAAAAAAGAAGCATCAGGATGAcggaagaaaaaacaaaaggcaTGAAGAGATTTCCTTTTCAGCACTCGACCTTGATGGCAAGGCGATGTATGAGGAAATCATACATGCAACAGAGGATTTTGATTCCAGATATTGCATTGGGAAGGGAGGACAAGGAAGTGTCTACAAGGTGAATTTGGCATCTGCCAATATAGTAGCCGTGAAGAAACTCCATCAGTTATGCAATGACGATGAAAAACTTAAGAAGGAATTCTTAAATGAAGTACGTGCACTAACAGAGATTCGACACCGAAACATTGTGCGGCTTTATGGTTTCTGTTCACACAGCCGACACTCATTCTTGGTTTATGAGTATCTAGAAAGGGGTAGCTTGGCGACAGTGTTGAGCAATGACGATGAAGCTAAAGAATTGGGGTGGAGTAAAAGGGTGAATATTGTTAAGGGTGTAGCTCGTGCCTTGTGTTACATGCACAACGGTTGTTTGGAAGCAATTGTTCATCGGGACATATCAAGCAAGAACATCTTGCTGAATGCCGACTTCGAAGCCTGTGTTTCAGATTTCGGCACTGCTAAGTTCTTAAACCCAAACTCAGCTAATTGGACTGCCCTTGCAGGCACATATGGATATATAGCACCAG AGCTTGCTTATACAATGGAAGTGAACGAGAAATGCGATGTTTATAGCTTCGGTGTAGTAACATTGGAAATAATTATGGGAAGGCATCCAGGAGAGCTTCTCGTACCTTTGTTATCAGggtcatcatcttcatcatcatcatcatcatcagtaCCTGTCCATCAAATGTCTGCTGTGGATGTTTTTGACAAACGCATTTCCCCTCCCACAGATGAAGTTGCAGTGGAATTGCTCTCTCTTGTGAAGATAGCATTTTCATGTTTGAATACTAGTCCTCAGTCTCGACCAAATATGGAACAAGTTTATCAACGATTGGAAACTCAGAGGCTGCATTTATCAAAGCCATTACAGATGATAAGTTGTGGTGAATTGCTGACTTAA
- the LOC126786989 gene encoding LOW QUALITY PROTEIN: lysine-specific demethylase JMJ32 (The sequence of the model RefSeq protein was modified relative to this genomic sequence to represent the inferred CDS: inserted 1 base in 1 codon; deleted 1 base in 1 codon; substituted 1 base at 1 genomic stop codon) gives MEGKLETLWNEVRELNLSSIEATNMWIGDDRSTTSFHKDHYENLYAVVTGQKHFPDVHRMHIREYPAAQYSYSPATGEFELELESPAKTVPWCSVDPYPAPEDREEELAEFPLFFNGPRPFRCTVNPGEMLYLPSTWFHHVSQSPDSRGRRIAVNYWYDMQFDIKYAYFNFLQSXQCPSIESXKLAETVQEGLDSDAQKTEDE, from the exons ATGGAGGGAAAACTAGAGACGCTCTGGAACGAAGTCCGGGAGCTCAATCTCAGCTCAATCGAGGCCACCAACATGTGGATCGGCGACGACCGGTCAACGACGTCGTTTCATAAGGATCACTACGAGAATCTCTACGCTGTGGTCACCGGACAGAAGCACTTCCCCGACGTGCATCGGATGCACATAAGGGAGTATCCGGCCGCTCAGTACTCGTATTCTCCGGCCACCGGAGAGTTTGAGCTGGAATTGGAGAGTCCGGCGAAGACTGTGCCTTGGTGTAGTGTTGATCCTTATCCTGCT CCTGAGGACAGAGAAGAGGAGCTGGCAGAGTTTCCTTTGTTCTTCAATGGTCCTAGGCCGTTTCGCTGTACGGTTAATCCAGGAGAGATGCTCTACTT GCCAAGTACGTGGTTTCATCATGTTAGTCAAAGCCCGGATAGCAGAGGAAGACGTATTGCTGTAAATTATT GGTATGATATGCAGTTTGATATCAAGTATGCTTATTTCAACTTCTTGCAAT TTCAATGTCCATCGATCGAGAGTTAAAAGCTGGCGGAGACAGTGCAGGAGGGTTTAGATTCTGATGCACAGAAAACTGAAGATGAATGA
- the LOC126788164 gene encoding sm-like protein LSM2, with amino-acid sequence MLFFSYFKELVGREVTVELKNDLAIRGTLHSVDQYLNIKLENTRVVDQDKYPHMMSVRNCFIRGSVVRYVQLPPEGVDVELLHDATRREARGG; translated from the exons ATG TTGTTCTTCTCCTACTTCAAGGAGTTGGTGGGCCGCGAAGTCACTGTGGAGCTCAAGAACGACCTTGCGATTCGTGGCACTCTTCACTCCGTCGATCAGTATCTCAACATTAAGCTTGAGAACACTAGGGTTGTTGACCAGGACAAGTACCCCCACATg ATGTCAGTGAGAAACTGTTTTATCAGAGGATCAGTTGTGAGATATGTTCAACTACCTCCAGAGGGGGTTGATGTTGAGCTGCTGCACGATGCCACCAGAAGGGAAGCTCGTGGTGGTTAA